The proteins below come from a single Phocoena sinus isolate mPhoSin1 chromosome 2, mPhoSin1.pri, whole genome shotgun sequence genomic window:
- the STOML1 gene encoding stomatin-like protein 1 isoform X4: MLGRSGYRALPLGDFDRFQQSSFGFLGSQKGCLSPEPGGVGPGAGEWPPSTADPGEIGWQPWAQTLCLSGVSRCTSELAFLPLPWPHQFPGVLAAADHLPHFWLVCPEDEETEAQTCPKSYWEPISGRNKSSQTPKFGGLNTGFKIVPTYERMIVFRLGRIRTPQGPGVVLLLPFIDSFQRVDLRTRAFSVPPCKLASKDGAVLSVGADVQFRIWDPVLSVMTVKDLNTATRMTAQNAMTKALLKRPLREIQMEKPKISDQLLLEINDVTRAWGLEVDRVELAVEAVLQLPQDSPAGPSLDSTLQQLALHFLGGGMASVAGGAPLPEPADTLDMVNEVEPSAPHGGAGSSPKQPVAEGLLTALKPFLSEALVSQVGACYQFNVVLPSGTQSIYFLDLTTGQVESSSPARTASRLVMATGQCLQD, translated from the exons ATGCTCGGCAGGTCTGGGTACCGAGCGCTGCCCTTGGGGGACTTTGACCGTTTCCAGCAGTCGAGCTTCGGCTTCCTGGGCTCGCAGAAGGGTTGCTTGTCCCCGGAGCCGGGCGGCGTGGGGCCTGGGGCCGGTGAGTGGCCGCCCAGCACAGCGGACCCGGGAGAGATCGGCTGGCAACCCTGGGCCCAAACCCTCTGCCTCTCGGGAGTCAGCAG ATGCACCTCAGAGCTGgccttcctgcctctgccatGGCCTCATCAGTTTCCTGGGGTTCTTGCTGCTGCTGATCACCTTCCCCATTTCTGGTTGGTTTGCCCTGAAG atgaggaaactgaagctcagacttgtccaaagtcatactGGGAGCCAATAAGTGGCAGAAACAAGTCTTCCCAAACTCCCAAGTTTGGGGGTCTGAACACTGGCTTTAAG ATCGTGCCCACCTATGAGCGCATGATCGTGTTTCGACTGGGCCGGATCCGCACTCCTCAAGGACCCGGTGTGGTTCTGCTCCTGCCCTTCATTGACTCCTTTCAGAGGGTGGATCTGCGGACACGAGCCTTCAGTGTCCCTCCTTGCAAG TTGGCCTCTAAGGATGGGGCTGTGCTGTCTGTGGGGGCTGACGTCCAGTTCCGCATCTGGGACCCGGTACTGTCGGTGATGACAGTGAAGGACCTGAACACAGCCACACGCATGACGGCCCAGAATGCCATGACCAAGGCTCTGCTCAAGAGGCCTCTGCGGGAGATCCAGATGGAGAAGCCCAAGATCAGCGACCAGCTCCTG CTGGAGATCAACGATGTGaccagggcctgggggctggaggtggaCCGCGTGGAGCTGGCAGTGGAGGCCGTGCTCCAGCTGCCCCAGGACAGTCCAGCTGGGCCCAGCCTGGACAGCACCCTGCAGCAGCTGGCCCTCCACTTCCTGGGAGGAGGCATGGCTTCGGTGGCAGGAGGTGCCCCACTCCCCGAGCCAG CAGATACCTTGGATATGGTGAACGAGGTTGAGCCGTCTGCCCCTCATGGTGGTGCCGGGTCCAGCCCCAAGCAGCCTGTGGCCGAGGGGCTGCTGACGGCTCTGAAGCCCTTCCTGTCTGAGGCCCTGGTCAGCCAGGTCGGGGCCTGCTACCAGTTCAATGTCGTCCTGCCCAGTGGCACCCAGAGCATCTACTTCTTGGACCTCACTACAG GCCAAGTGGAGTCCAGCTCCCCAGCCAGGACAGCAAGTCGTTTAGTGATGGCCACAGGCCAATGTCTTCAAGACTGA
- the STOML1 gene encoding stomatin-like protein 1 isoform X9 codes for MLGRSGYRALPLGDFDRFQQSSFGFLGSQKGCLSPEPGGVGPGADAPQSWPSCLCHGLISFLGFLLLLITFPISGWFALKIVPTYERMIVFRLGRIRTPQGPGVVLLLPFIDSFQRVDLRTRAFSVPPCKLASKDGAVLSVGADVQFRIWDPVLSVMTVKDLNTATRMTAQNAMTKALLKRPLREIQMEKPKISDQLLLEINDVTRAWGLEVDRVELAVEAVLQLPQDSPAGPSLDSTLQQLALHFLGGGMASVAGGAPLPEPGQGRVGHGEPDAIPDVVVEMAEEDLQALLCRELRPLGAYMSGRLKVKGDLAVAMKLEAVLRALK; via the exons ATGCTCGGCAGGTCTGGGTACCGAGCGCTGCCCTTGGGGGACTTTGACCGTTTCCAGCAGTCGAGCTTCGGCTTCCTGGGCTCGCAGAAGGGTTGCTTGTCCCCGGAGCCGGGCGGCGTGGGGCCTGGGGCCG ATGCACCTCAGAGCTGgccttcctgcctctgccatGGCCTCATCAGTTTCCTGGGGTTCTTGCTGCTGCTGATCACCTTCCCCATTTCTGGTTGGTTTGCCCTGAAG ATCGTGCCCACCTATGAGCGCATGATCGTGTTTCGACTGGGCCGGATCCGCACTCCTCAAGGACCCGGTGTGGTTCTGCTCCTGCCCTTCATTGACTCCTTTCAGAGGGTGGATCTGCGGACACGAGCCTTCAGTGTCCCTCCTTGCAAG TTGGCCTCTAAGGATGGGGCTGTGCTGTCTGTGGGGGCTGACGTCCAGTTCCGCATCTGGGACCCGGTACTGTCGGTGATGACAGTGAAGGACCTGAACACAGCCACACGCATGACGGCCCAGAATGCCATGACCAAGGCTCTGCTCAAGAGGCCTCTGCGGGAGATCCAGATGGAGAAGCCCAAGATCAGCGACCAGCTCCTG CTGGAGATCAACGATGTGaccagggcctgggggctggaggtggaCCGCGTGGAGCTGGCAGTGGAGGCCGTGCTCCAGCTGCCCCAGGACAGTCCAGCTGGGCCCAGCCTGGACAGCACCCTGCAGCAGCTGGCCCTCCACTTCCTGGGAGGAGGCATGGCTTCGGTGGCAGGAGGTGCCCCACTCCCCGAGCCAG GGCAAGGGAGGGTGGGGCATGGGGAGCCTGATGCCATCCCTGATGTGGTGGTGGAGATGGCCGAGGAGGACCTGCAGGCCCTGTTGTGCAGGGAGCTGCGGCCCCTGGGAGCCTACATGAGCGGGCGGCTGAAGGTGAAGGGCGACCTGGCCGTGGCCATGAAGCTGGAGGCTGTCCTCAGGGCCTTGAAGTAG
- the STOML1 gene encoding stomatin-like protein 1 isoform X8, translating to MLGRSGYRALPLGDFDRFQQSSFGFLGSQKGCLSPEPGGVGPGAGEWPPSTADPGEIGWQPWAQTLCLSGVSRCTSELAFLPLPWPHQFPGVLAAADHLPHFWLVCPEDEETEAQTCPKSYWEPISGRNKSSQTPKFGGLNTGFKIVPTYERMIVFRLGRIRTPQGPGVVLLLPFIDSFQRVDLRTRAFSVPPCKLASKDGAVLSVGADVQFRIWDPVLSVMTVKDLNTATRMTAQNAMTKALLKRPLREIQMEKPKISDQLLLEINDVTRAWGLEVDRVELAVEAVLQLPQDSPAGPSLDSTLQQLALHFLGGGMASVAGGAPLPEPGQVESSSPARTASRLVMATGQCLQD from the exons ATGCTCGGCAGGTCTGGGTACCGAGCGCTGCCCTTGGGGGACTTTGACCGTTTCCAGCAGTCGAGCTTCGGCTTCCTGGGCTCGCAGAAGGGTTGCTTGTCCCCGGAGCCGGGCGGCGTGGGGCCTGGGGCCGGTGAGTGGCCGCCCAGCACAGCGGACCCGGGAGAGATCGGCTGGCAACCCTGGGCCCAAACCCTCTGCCTCTCGGGAGTCAGCAG ATGCACCTCAGAGCTGgccttcctgcctctgccatGGCCTCATCAGTTTCCTGGGGTTCTTGCTGCTGCTGATCACCTTCCCCATTTCTGGTTGGTTTGCCCTGAAG atgaggaaactgaagctcagacttgtccaaagtcatactGGGAGCCAATAAGTGGCAGAAACAAGTCTTCCCAAACTCCCAAGTTTGGGGGTCTGAACACTGGCTTTAAG ATCGTGCCCACCTATGAGCGCATGATCGTGTTTCGACTGGGCCGGATCCGCACTCCTCAAGGACCCGGTGTGGTTCTGCTCCTGCCCTTCATTGACTCCTTTCAGAGGGTGGATCTGCGGACACGAGCCTTCAGTGTCCCTCCTTGCAAG TTGGCCTCTAAGGATGGGGCTGTGCTGTCTGTGGGGGCTGACGTCCAGTTCCGCATCTGGGACCCGGTACTGTCGGTGATGACAGTGAAGGACCTGAACACAGCCACACGCATGACGGCCCAGAATGCCATGACCAAGGCTCTGCTCAAGAGGCCTCTGCGGGAGATCCAGATGGAGAAGCCCAAGATCAGCGACCAGCTCCTG CTGGAGATCAACGATGTGaccagggcctgggggctggaggtggaCCGCGTGGAGCTGGCAGTGGAGGCCGTGCTCCAGCTGCCCCAGGACAGTCCAGCTGGGCCCAGCCTGGACAGCACCCTGCAGCAGCTGGCCCTCCACTTCCTGGGAGGAGGCATGGCTTCGGTGGCAGGAGGTGCCCCACTCCCCGAGCCAG GCCAAGTGGAGTCCAGCTCCCCAGCCAGGACAGCAAGTCGTTTAGTGATGGCCACAGGCCAATGTCTTCAAGACTGA
- the STOML1 gene encoding stomatin-like protein 1 isoform X1, with protein MLGRSGYRALPLGDFDRFQQSSFGFLGSQKGCLSPEPGGVGPGAGEWPPSTADPGEIGWQPWAQTLCLSGVSRCTSELAFLPLPWPHQFPGVLAAADHLPHFWLVCPEDEETEAQTCPKSYWEPISGRNKSSQTPKFGGLNTGFKIVPTYERMIVFRLGRIRTPQGPGVVLLLPFIDSFQRVDLRTRAFSVPPCKLASKDGAVLSVGADVQFRIWDPVLSVMTVKDLNTATRMTAQNAMTKALLKRPLREIQMEKPKISDQLLLEINDVTRAWGLEVDRVELAVEAVLQLPQDSPAGPSLDSTLQQLALHFLGGGMASVAGGAPLPEPADTLDMVNEVEPSAPHGGAGSSPKQPVAEGLLTALKPFLSEALVSQVGACYQFNVVLPSGTQSIYFLDLTTGQGRVGHGEPDAIPDVVVEMAEEDLQALLCRELRPLGAYMSGRLKVKGDLAVAMKLEAVLRALK; from the exons ATGCTCGGCAGGTCTGGGTACCGAGCGCTGCCCTTGGGGGACTTTGACCGTTTCCAGCAGTCGAGCTTCGGCTTCCTGGGCTCGCAGAAGGGTTGCTTGTCCCCGGAGCCGGGCGGCGTGGGGCCTGGGGCCGGTGAGTGGCCGCCCAGCACAGCGGACCCGGGAGAGATCGGCTGGCAACCCTGGGCCCAAACCCTCTGCCTCTCGGGAGTCAGCAG ATGCACCTCAGAGCTGgccttcctgcctctgccatGGCCTCATCAGTTTCCTGGGGTTCTTGCTGCTGCTGATCACCTTCCCCATTTCTGGTTGGTTTGCCCTGAAG atgaggaaactgaagctcagacttgtccaaagtcatactGGGAGCCAATAAGTGGCAGAAACAAGTCTTCCCAAACTCCCAAGTTTGGGGGTCTGAACACTGGCTTTAAG ATCGTGCCCACCTATGAGCGCATGATCGTGTTTCGACTGGGCCGGATCCGCACTCCTCAAGGACCCGGTGTGGTTCTGCTCCTGCCCTTCATTGACTCCTTTCAGAGGGTGGATCTGCGGACACGAGCCTTCAGTGTCCCTCCTTGCAAG TTGGCCTCTAAGGATGGGGCTGTGCTGTCTGTGGGGGCTGACGTCCAGTTCCGCATCTGGGACCCGGTACTGTCGGTGATGACAGTGAAGGACCTGAACACAGCCACACGCATGACGGCCCAGAATGCCATGACCAAGGCTCTGCTCAAGAGGCCTCTGCGGGAGATCCAGATGGAGAAGCCCAAGATCAGCGACCAGCTCCTG CTGGAGATCAACGATGTGaccagggcctgggggctggaggtggaCCGCGTGGAGCTGGCAGTGGAGGCCGTGCTCCAGCTGCCCCAGGACAGTCCAGCTGGGCCCAGCCTGGACAGCACCCTGCAGCAGCTGGCCCTCCACTTCCTGGGAGGAGGCATGGCTTCGGTGGCAGGAGGTGCCCCACTCCCCGAGCCAG CAGATACCTTGGATATGGTGAACGAGGTTGAGCCGTCTGCCCCTCATGGTGGTGCCGGGTCCAGCCCCAAGCAGCCTGTGGCCGAGGGGCTGCTGACGGCTCTGAAGCCCTTCCTGTCTGAGGCCCTGGTCAGCCAGGTCGGGGCCTGCTACCAGTTCAATGTCGTCCTGCCCAGTGGCACCCAGAGCATCTACTTCTTGGACCTCACTACAG GGCAAGGGAGGGTGGGGCATGGGGAGCCTGATGCCATCCCTGATGTGGTGGTGGAGATGGCCGAGGAGGACCTGCAGGCCCTGTTGTGCAGGGAGCTGCGGCCCCTGGGAGCCTACATGAGCGGGCGGCTGAAGGTGAAGGGCGACCTGGCCGTGGCCATGAAGCTGGAGGCTGTCCTCAGGGCCTTGAAGTAG
- the STOML1 gene encoding stomatin-like protein 1 isoform X6, with protein MLGRSGYRALPLGDFDRFQQSSFGFLGSQKGCLSPEPGGVGPGADAPQSWPSCLCHGLISFLGFLLLLITFPISGWFALKIVPTYERMIVFRLGRIRTPQGPGVVLLLPFIDSFQRVDLRTRAFSVPPCKLASKDGAVLSVGADVQFRIWDPVLSVMTVKDLNTATRMTAQNAMTKALLKRPLREIQMEKPKISDQLLLEINDVTRAWGLEVDRVELAVEAVLQLPQDSPAGPSLDSTLQQLALHFLGGGMASVAGGAPLPEPDTLDMVNEVEPSAPHGGAGSSPKQPVAEGLLTALKPFLSEALVSQVGACYQFNVVLPSGTQSIYFLDLTTGQGRVGHGEPDAIPDVVVEMAEEDLQALLCRELRPLGAYMSGRLKVKGDLAVAMKLEAVLRALK; from the exons ATGCTCGGCAGGTCTGGGTACCGAGCGCTGCCCTTGGGGGACTTTGACCGTTTCCAGCAGTCGAGCTTCGGCTTCCTGGGCTCGCAGAAGGGTTGCTTGTCCCCGGAGCCGGGCGGCGTGGGGCCTGGGGCCG ATGCACCTCAGAGCTGgccttcctgcctctgccatGGCCTCATCAGTTTCCTGGGGTTCTTGCTGCTGCTGATCACCTTCCCCATTTCTGGTTGGTTTGCCCTGAAG ATCGTGCCCACCTATGAGCGCATGATCGTGTTTCGACTGGGCCGGATCCGCACTCCTCAAGGACCCGGTGTGGTTCTGCTCCTGCCCTTCATTGACTCCTTTCAGAGGGTGGATCTGCGGACACGAGCCTTCAGTGTCCCTCCTTGCAAG TTGGCCTCTAAGGATGGGGCTGTGCTGTCTGTGGGGGCTGACGTCCAGTTCCGCATCTGGGACCCGGTACTGTCGGTGATGACAGTGAAGGACCTGAACACAGCCACACGCATGACGGCCCAGAATGCCATGACCAAGGCTCTGCTCAAGAGGCCTCTGCGGGAGATCCAGATGGAGAAGCCCAAGATCAGCGACCAGCTCCTG CTGGAGATCAACGATGTGaccagggcctgggggctggaggtggaCCGCGTGGAGCTGGCAGTGGAGGCCGTGCTCCAGCTGCCCCAGGACAGTCCAGCTGGGCCCAGCCTGGACAGCACCCTGCAGCAGCTGGCCCTCCACTTCCTGGGAGGAGGCATGGCTTCGGTGGCAGGAGGTGCCCCACTCCCCGAGCCAG ATACCTTGGATATGGTGAACGAGGTTGAGCCGTCTGCCCCTCATGGTGGTGCCGGGTCCAGCCCCAAGCAGCCTGTGGCCGAGGGGCTGCTGACGGCTCTGAAGCCCTTCCTGTCTGAGGCCCTGGTCAGCCAGGTCGGGGCCTGCTACCAGTTCAATGTCGTCCTGCCCAGTGGCACCCAGAGCATCTACTTCTTGGACCTCACTACAG GGCAAGGGAGGGTGGGGCATGGGGAGCCTGATGCCATCCCTGATGTGGTGGTGGAGATGGCCGAGGAGGACCTGCAGGCCCTGTTGTGCAGGGAGCTGCGGCCCCTGGGAGCCTACATGAGCGGGCGGCTGAAGGTGAAGGGCGACCTGGCCGTGGCCATGAAGCTGGAGGCTGTCCTCAGGGCCTTGAAGTAG
- the STOML1 gene encoding stomatin-like protein 1 isoform X2 produces the protein MLGRSGYRALPLGDFDRFQQSSFGFLGSQKGCLSPEPGGVGPGAGEWPPSTADPGEIGWQPWAQTLCLSGVSRCTSELAFLPLPWPHQFPGVLAAADHLPHFWLVCPEDEETEAQTCPKSYWEPISGRNKSSQTPKFGGLNTGFKIVPTYERMIVFRLGRIRTPQGPGVVLLLPFIDSFQRVDLRTRAFSVPPCKLASKDGAVLSVGADVQFRIWDPVLSVMTVKDLNTATRMTAQNAMTKALLKRPLREIQMEKPKISDQLLLEINDVTRAWGLEVDRVELAVEAVLQLPQDSPAGPSLDSTLQQLALHFLGGGMASVAGGAPLPEPDTLDMVNEVEPSAPHGGAGSSPKQPVAEGLLTALKPFLSEALVSQVGACYQFNVVLPSGTQSIYFLDLTTGQGRVGHGEPDAIPDVVVEMAEEDLQALLCRELRPLGAYMSGRLKVKGDLAVAMKLEAVLRALK, from the exons ATGCTCGGCAGGTCTGGGTACCGAGCGCTGCCCTTGGGGGACTTTGACCGTTTCCAGCAGTCGAGCTTCGGCTTCCTGGGCTCGCAGAAGGGTTGCTTGTCCCCGGAGCCGGGCGGCGTGGGGCCTGGGGCCGGTGAGTGGCCGCCCAGCACAGCGGACCCGGGAGAGATCGGCTGGCAACCCTGGGCCCAAACCCTCTGCCTCTCGGGAGTCAGCAG ATGCACCTCAGAGCTGgccttcctgcctctgccatGGCCTCATCAGTTTCCTGGGGTTCTTGCTGCTGCTGATCACCTTCCCCATTTCTGGTTGGTTTGCCCTGAAG atgaggaaactgaagctcagacttgtccaaagtcatactGGGAGCCAATAAGTGGCAGAAACAAGTCTTCCCAAACTCCCAAGTTTGGGGGTCTGAACACTGGCTTTAAG ATCGTGCCCACCTATGAGCGCATGATCGTGTTTCGACTGGGCCGGATCCGCACTCCTCAAGGACCCGGTGTGGTTCTGCTCCTGCCCTTCATTGACTCCTTTCAGAGGGTGGATCTGCGGACACGAGCCTTCAGTGTCCCTCCTTGCAAG TTGGCCTCTAAGGATGGGGCTGTGCTGTCTGTGGGGGCTGACGTCCAGTTCCGCATCTGGGACCCGGTACTGTCGGTGATGACAGTGAAGGACCTGAACACAGCCACACGCATGACGGCCCAGAATGCCATGACCAAGGCTCTGCTCAAGAGGCCTCTGCGGGAGATCCAGATGGAGAAGCCCAAGATCAGCGACCAGCTCCTG CTGGAGATCAACGATGTGaccagggcctgggggctggaggtggaCCGCGTGGAGCTGGCAGTGGAGGCCGTGCTCCAGCTGCCCCAGGACAGTCCAGCTGGGCCCAGCCTGGACAGCACCCTGCAGCAGCTGGCCCTCCACTTCCTGGGAGGAGGCATGGCTTCGGTGGCAGGAGGTGCCCCACTCCCCGAGCCAG ATACCTTGGATATGGTGAACGAGGTTGAGCCGTCTGCCCCTCATGGTGGTGCCGGGTCCAGCCCCAAGCAGCCTGTGGCCGAGGGGCTGCTGACGGCTCTGAAGCCCTTCCTGTCTGAGGCCCTGGTCAGCCAGGTCGGGGCCTGCTACCAGTTCAATGTCGTCCTGCCCAGTGGCACCCAGAGCATCTACTTCTTGGACCTCACTACAG GGCAAGGGAGGGTGGGGCATGGGGAGCCTGATGCCATCCCTGATGTGGTGGTGGAGATGGCCGAGGAGGACCTGCAGGCCCTGTTGTGCAGGGAGCTGCGGCCCCTGGGAGCCTACATGAGCGGGCGGCTGAAGGTGAAGGGCGACCTGGCCGTGGCCATGAAGCTGGAGGCTGTCCTCAGGGCCTTGAAGTAG
- the STOML1 gene encoding stomatin-like protein 1 isoform X7: protein MLGRSGYRALPLGDFDRFQQSSFGFLGSQKGCLSPEPGGVGPGAGEWPPSTADPGEIGWQPWAQTLCLSGVSRCTSELAFLPLPWPHQFPGVLAAADHLPHFWLVCPEDEETEAQTCPKSYWEPISGRNKSSQTPKFGGLNTGFKIVPTYERMIVFRLGRIRTPQGPGVVLLLPFIDSFQRVDLRTRAFSVPPCKLASKDGAVLSVGADVQFRIWDPVLSVMTVKDLNTATRMTAQNAMTKALLKRPLREIQMEKPKISDQLLLEINDVTRAWGLEVDRVELAVEAVLQLPQDSPAGPSLDSTLQQLALHFLGGGMASVAGGAPLPEPGQGRVGHGEPDAIPDVVVEMAEEDLQALLCRELRPLGAYMSGRLKVKGDLAVAMKLEAVLRALK, encoded by the exons ATGCTCGGCAGGTCTGGGTACCGAGCGCTGCCCTTGGGGGACTTTGACCGTTTCCAGCAGTCGAGCTTCGGCTTCCTGGGCTCGCAGAAGGGTTGCTTGTCCCCGGAGCCGGGCGGCGTGGGGCCTGGGGCCGGTGAGTGGCCGCCCAGCACAGCGGACCCGGGAGAGATCGGCTGGCAACCCTGGGCCCAAACCCTCTGCCTCTCGGGAGTCAGCAG ATGCACCTCAGAGCTGgccttcctgcctctgccatGGCCTCATCAGTTTCCTGGGGTTCTTGCTGCTGCTGATCACCTTCCCCATTTCTGGTTGGTTTGCCCTGAAG atgaggaaactgaagctcagacttgtccaaagtcatactGGGAGCCAATAAGTGGCAGAAACAAGTCTTCCCAAACTCCCAAGTTTGGGGGTCTGAACACTGGCTTTAAG ATCGTGCCCACCTATGAGCGCATGATCGTGTTTCGACTGGGCCGGATCCGCACTCCTCAAGGACCCGGTGTGGTTCTGCTCCTGCCCTTCATTGACTCCTTTCAGAGGGTGGATCTGCGGACACGAGCCTTCAGTGTCCCTCCTTGCAAG TTGGCCTCTAAGGATGGGGCTGTGCTGTCTGTGGGGGCTGACGTCCAGTTCCGCATCTGGGACCCGGTACTGTCGGTGATGACAGTGAAGGACCTGAACACAGCCACACGCATGACGGCCCAGAATGCCATGACCAAGGCTCTGCTCAAGAGGCCTCTGCGGGAGATCCAGATGGAGAAGCCCAAGATCAGCGACCAGCTCCTG CTGGAGATCAACGATGTGaccagggcctgggggctggaggtggaCCGCGTGGAGCTGGCAGTGGAGGCCGTGCTCCAGCTGCCCCAGGACAGTCCAGCTGGGCCCAGCCTGGACAGCACCCTGCAGCAGCTGGCCCTCCACTTCCTGGGAGGAGGCATGGCTTCGGTGGCAGGAGGTGCCCCACTCCCCGAGCCAG GGCAAGGGAGGGTGGGGCATGGGGAGCCTGATGCCATCCCTGATGTGGTGGTGGAGATGGCCGAGGAGGACCTGCAGGCCCTGTTGTGCAGGGAGCTGCGGCCCCTGGGAGCCTACATGAGCGGGCGGCTGAAGGTGAAGGGCGACCTGGCCGTGGCCATGAAGCTGGAGGCTGTCCTCAGGGCCTTGAAGTAG
- the STOML1 gene encoding stomatin-like protein 1 isoform X5, giving the protein MLGRSGYRALPLGDFDRFQQSSFGFLGSQKGCLSPEPGGVGPGADAPQSWPSCLCHGLISFLGFLLLLITFPISGWFALKIVPTYERMIVFRLGRIRTPQGPGVVLLLPFIDSFQRVDLRTRAFSVPPCKLASKDGAVLSVGADVQFRIWDPVLSVMTVKDLNTATRMTAQNAMTKALLKRPLREIQMEKPKISDQLLLEINDVTRAWGLEVDRVELAVEAVLQLPQDSPAGPSLDSTLQQLALHFLGGGMASVAGGAPLPEPADTLDMVNEVEPSAPHGGAGSSPKQPVAEGLLTALKPFLSEALVSQVGACYQFNVVLPSGTQSIYFLDLTTGQGRVGHGEPDAIPDVVVEMAEEDLQALLCRELRPLGAYMSGRLKVKGDLAVAMKLEAVLRALK; this is encoded by the exons ATGCTCGGCAGGTCTGGGTACCGAGCGCTGCCCTTGGGGGACTTTGACCGTTTCCAGCAGTCGAGCTTCGGCTTCCTGGGCTCGCAGAAGGGTTGCTTGTCCCCGGAGCCGGGCGGCGTGGGGCCTGGGGCCG ATGCACCTCAGAGCTGgccttcctgcctctgccatGGCCTCATCAGTTTCCTGGGGTTCTTGCTGCTGCTGATCACCTTCCCCATTTCTGGTTGGTTTGCCCTGAAG ATCGTGCCCACCTATGAGCGCATGATCGTGTTTCGACTGGGCCGGATCCGCACTCCTCAAGGACCCGGTGTGGTTCTGCTCCTGCCCTTCATTGACTCCTTTCAGAGGGTGGATCTGCGGACACGAGCCTTCAGTGTCCCTCCTTGCAAG TTGGCCTCTAAGGATGGGGCTGTGCTGTCTGTGGGGGCTGACGTCCAGTTCCGCATCTGGGACCCGGTACTGTCGGTGATGACAGTGAAGGACCTGAACACAGCCACACGCATGACGGCCCAGAATGCCATGACCAAGGCTCTGCTCAAGAGGCCTCTGCGGGAGATCCAGATGGAGAAGCCCAAGATCAGCGACCAGCTCCTG CTGGAGATCAACGATGTGaccagggcctgggggctggaggtggaCCGCGTGGAGCTGGCAGTGGAGGCCGTGCTCCAGCTGCCCCAGGACAGTCCAGCTGGGCCCAGCCTGGACAGCACCCTGCAGCAGCTGGCCCTCCACTTCCTGGGAGGAGGCATGGCTTCGGTGGCAGGAGGTGCCCCACTCCCCGAGCCAG CAGATACCTTGGATATGGTGAACGAGGTTGAGCCGTCTGCCCCTCATGGTGGTGCCGGGTCCAGCCCCAAGCAGCCTGTGGCCGAGGGGCTGCTGACGGCTCTGAAGCCCTTCCTGTCTGAGGCCCTGGTCAGCCAGGTCGGGGCCTGCTACCAGTTCAATGTCGTCCTGCCCAGTGGCACCCAGAGCATCTACTTCTTGGACCTCACTACAG GGCAAGGGAGGGTGGGGCATGGGGAGCCTGATGCCATCCCTGATGTGGTGGTGGAGATGGCCGAGGAGGACCTGCAGGCCCTGTTGTGCAGGGAGCTGCGGCCCCTGGGAGCCTACATGAGCGGGCGGCTGAAGGTGAAGGGCGACCTGGCCGTGGCCATGAAGCTGGAGGCTGTCCTCAGGGCCTTGAAGTAG